A single region of the Arthrobacter sp. V1I7 genome encodes:
- the rplD gene encoding 50S ribosomal protein L4, with protein sequence MTSTVKVDLPAEIFDVQTNVPLLHQVVVAQLAAARQGTHKTKTRAEVSGAGRKPFKQKGTGRARQGSIRAPHMTGGGVVHGPTPRDYSQRTPKKMIAAALRGALSDRARNGRIHVVAELVAGTKPSSSAALATLRGVSERKNLLVVIERANDVAALSVRNLTDVHVLYADQLNTYDVLVSDDVVFTKAAYEAFVADKAVAKNEEDAK encoded by the coding sequence ATGACTAGCACTGTCAAGGTTGACCTGCCTGCAGAGATCTTCGACGTACAGACCAACGTGCCGCTGCTGCACCAGGTCGTCGTTGCCCAGCTCGCTGCTGCTCGCCAGGGTACCCACAAGACCAAGACCCGCGCCGAGGTTTCCGGTGCAGGTCGCAAGCCGTTCAAGCAGAAGGGCACCGGCCGCGCCCGTCAGGGTTCAATCCGTGCTCCTCACATGACCGGTGGTGGCGTTGTCCACGGCCCCACGCCGCGTGACTACAGCCAGCGCACCCCCAAGAAGATGATTGCTGCTGCACTGCGCGGCGCTCTCTCTGACCGCGCCCGTAACGGCCGCATTCACGTTGTCGCTGAACTGGTGGCCGGCACCAAGCCGTCCTCCAGCGCCGCACTGGCAACGCTGCGCGGTGTCTCCGAGCGCAAGAACCTGCTCGTCGTCATCGAGCGCGCCAACGATGTTGCCGCACTCTCCGTGCGCAACCTCACGGATGTTCACGTTCTGTACGCAGACCAGCTGAACACCTACGACGTACTCGTTTCCGATGACGTCGTCTTCACCAAGGCTGCCTACGAAGCATTCGTTGCTGACAAGGCAGTGGCAAAGAACGAGGAGGATGCCAAGTGA
- the rplW gene encoding 50S ribosomal protein L23, with product MSAATIKDPRDVVLAPVVSEKSYGLIDEGKYTFLVDPRSNKTEIKLAVEKIFSVKVESINTINRAGKRKRTKFGWGTRKNTKRAIVSLKEGTIDIFGGPLS from the coding sequence GTGAGTGCAGCCACCATCAAAGACCCGCGCGACGTCGTGCTTGCACCTGTCGTCTCGGAAAAGAGCTACGGCCTGATCGATGAGGGCAAGTACACCTTCCTGGTGGACCCCCGCTCGAACAAGACCGAGATCAAGCTGGCCGTGGAGAAGATTTTCTCCGTCAAGGTCGAATCGATCAACACCATCAACCGTGCCGGTAAGCGCAAGCGGACCAAATTCGGATGGGGTACCCGCAAGAACACCAAGCGTGCAATTGTGAGCCTCAAAGAAGGCACTATCGACATCTTCGGCGGTCCGCTCTCGTAG
- the rplB gene encoding 50S ribosomal protein L2, giving the protein MGIRKYKPTTPGRRGSSVADFTEITRSTPEKSLVRPLPKKGGRNNTGKITTRHKGGGHKRQYRLIDFRRHDKDGVNARVAEIEYDPNRTARIALLHYVDGTKRYIIAPNKLAQGDVVEAGADADIKPGNNLPLRNIPVGTVIHAVELRPGGGAKMGRSAGASIQLVAKEGRFAQLRLPSGEIRNVDVRCRATVGEVGNAEQSNINWGKAGRMRWKGVRPTVRGVAMNPVDHPHGGGEGKTSGGRHPVNPNGKREGRTRRPNKESDKLIVRRRRTGKNKR; this is encoded by the coding sequence ATGGGAATCCGTAAATATAAGCCGACTACCCCGGGCCGTCGCGGCTCGAGCGTAGCGGACTTCACCGAAATCACGCGGTCGACGCCGGAAAAGTCGTTGGTACGTCCCCTCCCGAAAAAGGGTGGCCGTAACAACACCGGTAAGATCACGACCCGTCACAAGGGTGGTGGCCACAAGCGCCAGTACCGTCTGATCGACTTCCGTCGCCATGACAAAGACGGCGTCAACGCCCGCGTTGCTGAAATTGAGTACGATCCGAACCGTACGGCTCGCATCGCCCTCCTGCACTACGTTGATGGCACCAAGCGTTACATCATCGCCCCGAACAAGCTGGCCCAGGGTGACGTCGTAGAGGCAGGTGCCGACGCTGATATCAAGCCCGGCAACAACCTGCCGCTGCGCAACATCCCGGTCGGTACCGTAATCCACGCAGTTGAACTGCGTCCGGGTGGCGGCGCCAAGATGGGCCGCTCCGCCGGCGCGTCGATCCAGCTCGTGGCAAAGGAAGGCCGTTTCGCCCAGCTGCGTCTGCCTTCCGGCGAAATCCGCAACGTTGACGTGCGCTGCCGCGCAACCGTCGGCGAGGTCGGCAACGCCGAGCAGTCGAACATCAACTGGGGTAAGGCCGGCCGCATGCGCTGGAAGGGCGTCCGCCCGACCGTCCGTGGTGTCGCCATGAACCCGGTCGACCACCCCCACGGTGGTGGCGAGGGTAAGACGTCCGGTGGACGTCACCCCGTCAACCCGAACGGCAAGCGCGAAGGCCGCACCCGCCGTCCCAACAAAGAGAGCGACAAGCTTATTGTTCGTCGCCGTCGTACTGGCAAGAACAAGCGATAG
- the rpsS gene encoding 30S ribosomal protein S19, with translation MPRSLKKGPFVDQHLFVKVARENEKGTKNVIKTWSRRSMIVPDMLGHTIAVHDGRKHIPVFVTESMVGHKLGEFAQTRTFRGHVKDDRKGKRR, from the coding sequence ATGCCACGCAGCCTGAAAAAAGGTCCTTTCGTTGACCAGCACCTCTTTGTGAAGGTAGCAAGGGAAAACGAAAAGGGCACCAAGAACGTCATCAAGACCTGGTCCCGCCGCTCGATGATCGTCCCCGACATGCTCGGCCACACGATCGCCGTGCACGACGGACGCAAGCACATCCCGGTGTTTGTCACCGAGTCGATGGTCGGGCACAAGCTCGGCGAATTCGCTCAAACGCGGACATTCCGCGGCCATGTCAAGGACGACCGTAAGGGCAAGCGCCGCTAG
- the rplV gene encoding 50S ribosomal protein L22, translated as MEAKAIARHIRVTPMKARRVVNLVRGKQANEALAILKFAPQAASEPVFKVVQSAISNARVLADRDGVAFDEGDLIISEMYVDEGPTMKRFQPRAQGRAFQIKKRTSHITVVVATPEKEEAR; from the coding sequence ATGGAAGCCAAGGCAATTGCGCGTCATATCCGCGTAACGCCTATGAAGGCCCGGCGCGTCGTCAACCTTGTTCGTGGTAAGCAAGCGAATGAGGCTCTGGCAATTCTGAAGTTTGCCCCCCAGGCAGCTTCGGAGCCGGTATTCAAGGTAGTACAGTCAGCAATCTCCAACGCCCGGGTCCTCGCGGACCGCGACGGTGTGGCGTTTGACGAAGGTGACCTCATCATCAGCGAAATGTATGTTGATGAAGGCCCGACCATGAAGCGGTTCCAGCCGCGGGCCCAGGGTCGTGCATTTCAGATCAAGAAGCGCACGAGCCACATCACCGTGGTAGTCGCTACCCCGGAGAAAGAGGAGGCTCGCTAA
- the rpsC gene encoding 30S ribosomal protein S3: protein MGQKVNPHGFRLGITTDHVSHWFADSTKAGQRYKDFVREDIRIRQLMSTGMERAGIAKVEIERTRDRVRVDIHTARPGIVIGRRGAEADRIRGELEKLTGKQVQLNILEVKNPEMEAQLVAQGVAEQLTSRVAFRRAMKKAMQSAQRAGAKGIRIACSGRLGGAEMSRSEFYREGRVPLHTLRANIDYGFYEAKTTFGRIGVKVWIYKGDVTAKELAQQAAAAPSRGRGASDRPGRPGGAGGADRGDRRRRTDRPAAEAAPAAEAPAVEAAPVAVEGGQA from the coding sequence GTGGGACAGAAAGTTAACCCGCACGGGTTCCGACTCGGTATCACCACCGATCACGTATCGCACTGGTTCGCCGACAGCACCAAGGCCGGCCAGCGGTACAAGGACTTCGTCCGCGAAGACATCCGTATCCGTCAGCTCATGTCCACGGGCATGGAGCGCGCCGGTATCGCCAAGGTCGAAATCGAGCGCACCCGTGACCGCGTCCGTGTGGATATCCACACGGCACGTCCGGGCATCGTCATCGGCCGCCGCGGCGCAGAAGCAGACCGCATCCGCGGCGAGCTTGAGAAGCTCACCGGCAAGCAGGTCCAGCTGAACATCCTCGAGGTCAAGAACCCCGAGATGGAAGCGCAGCTTGTTGCCCAGGGCGTTGCTGAGCAGCTGACTTCCCGCGTGGCGTTCCGCCGTGCGATGAAGAAGGCCATGCAGTCCGCACAGCGTGCCGGTGCCAAGGGCATCCGGATCGCTTGCTCGGGTCGACTGGGCGGCGCAGAAATGTCCCGCTCGGAGTTCTACCGCGAAGGCCGTGTGCCCCTGCACACCCTCCGCGCGAACATCGACTACGGCTTCTACGAGGCCAAGACCACCTTCGGCCGCATCGGCGTGAAGGTGTGGATCTACAAGGGTGACGTTACCGCCAAGGAACTGGCTCAGCAGGCAGCTGCTGCGCCGTCCCGCGGCCGTGGTGCCAGCGACCGCCCGGGCCGCCCGGGTGGCGCCGGCGGCGCTGACCGTGGTGACCGTCGTCGTCGTACCGACCGTCCGGCAGCGGAGGCAGCTCCGGCTGCCGAAGCTCCGGCAGTTGAGGCTGCACCTGTTGCAGTAGAAGGAGGACAGGCTTAA
- the rplP gene encoding 50S ribosomal protein L16, with product MLIPRRVKHRKQHHPGRSGAATGGTKVSFGEWGIQALSPAYVTNRQIESARIAMTRHIKRGGKVWINIYPDRPLTKKPAETRMGSGKGSPEWWVSNVKPGRVLFEISGVEESVAREALRLAIHKLPLKARILRREGGE from the coding sequence ATGCTTATCCCACGTCGAGTCAAGCACCGTAAGCAGCACCACCCGGGTCGTTCCGGCGCTGCTACGGGCGGCACCAAGGTCTCCTTCGGTGAGTGGGGCATCCAGGCGTTGAGCCCGGCATACGTCACGAACCGTCAGATCGAATCTGCCCGTATCGCAATGACCCGCCACATCAAGCGTGGCGGCAAGGTCTGGATCAACATCTACCCGGACCGTCCGCTGACGAAGAAGCCTGCCGAGACCCGCATGGGTTCCGGTAAGGGTTCTCCGGAATGGTGGGTCTCAAACGTCAAGCCGGGCCGGGTTCTCTTTGAGATCTCCGGTGTCGAGGAGTCGGTTGCTCGCGAGGCACTGCGCCTGGCAATCCACAAGCTCCCGTTGAAAGCACGCATTCTGCGTCGCGAAGGTGGTGAATAG
- the rpmC gene encoding 50S ribosomal protein L29, translating to MAVGSKELASAQLDGFDNERLVEELRKAKEELFNLRFQSATGQLENHGRLRAVKKDIARIYTVLRERELGIRAEVAAPVVEAKEEKKSKKSAAKAEKAEQPAEAEAEEDAK from the coding sequence ATGGCAGTAGGATCCAAGGAACTTGCATCCGCACAGCTGGACGGTTTCGACAACGAGCGCCTCGTTGAAGAACTCCGTAAGGCAAAGGAAGAGCTGTTCAACCTGCGTTTCCAGTCCGCCACCGGGCAGCTGGAGAACCACGGTCGTCTGCGCGCGGTAAAGAAGGACATCGCACGCATCTACACCGTTCTCCGTGAGCGCGAGCTGGGCATTCGTGCCGAGGTTGCCGCACCGGTTGTGGAAGCCAAGGAAGAAAAGAAGTCCAAGAAGTCCGCAGCCAAGGCTGAGAAGGCTGAACAGCCGGCCGAGGCCGAGGCTGAGGAGGACGCCAAGTGA
- the rpsQ gene encoding 30S ribosomal protein S17, translating to MSEKDENVTETVSDAATADERGYRKTKRGYVVSDKMEKTIVVQVEDRVKHALYGKVLRRNTKIKAHDEENSAGIGDLVLLAETRPLSATKRWRLVEILEKAK from the coding sequence GTGAGTGAAAAGGACGAGAACGTGACGGAAACTGTTTCCGACGCAGCTACGGCTGACGAGCGCGGTTACCGTAAGACGAAGCGCGGCTATGTGGTCTCGGACAAGATGGAAAAGACCATCGTTGTCCAGGTCGAGGACCGTGTGAAGCACGCCCTCTACGGCAAGGTCCTTCGCCGCAACACGAAGATCAAGGCTCACGACGAAGAGAACAGCGCCGGCATCGGCGACCTCGTTCTCCTCGCCGAGACCCGCCCGCTCTCCGCTACCAAGCGGTGGCGCCTGGTGGAGATCCTCGAGAAGGCCAAGTAA
- the rplN gene encoding 50S ribosomal protein L14 codes for MIQQESRLKVADNTGAKEILTIRVLGGSGRRYAGIGDVIVATVKDAIPGGNVKKGDVVKAVIVRTKKERRRADGSYIKFDENAAVILKADGDPRGTRIFGPVGRELRDKKFMKIVSLAPEVL; via the coding sequence GTGATTCAGCAGGAGTCGCGACTCAAGGTCGCCGACAACACGGGTGCTAAGGAAATCCTTACCATTCGCGTTCTCGGTGGATCTGGCCGTCGCTACGCAGGCATTGGCGACGTAATCGTCGCTACCGTCAAGGATGCAATTCCGGGCGGCAACGTAAAGAAGGGCGATGTCGTCAAGGCTGTCATCGTCCGTACCAAGAAGGAACGCCGCCGTGCGGATGGTTCCTACATCAAGTTTGACGAGAACGCAGCTGTGATCCTGAAGGCTGACGGTGACCCCCGCGGTACCCGTATCTTCGGACCGGTTGGTCGTGAACTTCGCGACAAGAAGTTCATGAAGATCGTTTCTCTGGCTCCGGAGGTGCTCTAG
- the rplX gene encoding 50S ribosomal protein L24 has translation MAKIKKGDLVQVITGAKAERGGDRGKQGKVLRVFPETNRVLVEGINRVTKHSKVGQSQRGTKTGGIEVVEASVHISNVALVDPSTKKPTRVGFRTETVERDGVKREVRVRVAKSSGKDI, from the coding sequence ATGGCTAAGATCAAAAAGGGTGACCTGGTTCAGGTCATCACCGGCGCCAAGGCTGAGCGCGGCGGCGACCGTGGCAAGCAGGGCAAGGTTCTGCGCGTATTCCCGGAGACCAACCGCGTGTTGGTTGAAGGCATTAACCGCGTGACCAAGCACTCCAAGGTCGGTCAGTCGCAGCGCGGCACCAAGACCGGTGGCATCGAGGTCGTCGAGGCTTCAGTCCACATCTCCAACGTGGCTCTGGTTGACCCGTCCACCAAGAAGCCCACCCGCGTCGGTTTCCGCACCGAGACCGTTGAGCGCGATGGCGTGAAGCGTGAAGTGCGCGTCCGCGTGGCCAAGAGCTCCGGGAAGGACATCTAA
- the rplE gene encoding 50S ribosomal protein L5 — translation MTETLETPASKIVPRLKTKYADSIKGSLTEEFKYQNVNQVPRLVKVVVNMGVGDAAKDSKLIDGAVRDLTLITGQKPMVTKARKSIAQFKLREGMPIGAHATLRGDRMWEFLDRLVTLALPRIRDFRGLSGKQFDGNGNYTFGLTEQVMFHEIDQDSIDRVRGMDITVVTTAKTDDEGRALLKALGFPFKTED, via the coding sequence ATGACTGAGACTCTCGAGACTCCGGCAAGCAAGATCGTTCCTCGTCTGAAGACCAAGTACGCCGATTCCATCAAGGGCTCGCTCACCGAGGAATTCAAGTACCAGAACGTCAACCAGGTTCCCCGCCTGGTGAAGGTCGTTGTGAACATGGGTGTTGGAGATGCCGCCAAGGACTCCAAGCTGATCGACGGCGCTGTCCGCGATCTGACCCTGATCACCGGCCAGAAGCCGATGGTAACGAAAGCCCGCAAGTCGATCGCACAGTTCAAGCTGCGCGAAGGCATGCCGATCGGTGCACACGCTACTCTGCGTGGAGACCGCATGTGGGAATTCCTGGACCGTCTGGTCACGCTGGCCCTGCCGCGTATCCGTGACTTCCGTGGCCTCAGCGGCAAGCAGTTCGATGGCAACGGCAACTACACCTTCGGTCTGACCGAGCAGGTTATGTTCCACGAGATCGACCAGGATTCCATCGACCGCGTACGCGGCATGGACATCACTGTCGTGACCACTGCCAAGACCGACGACGAAGGCCGCGCGCTGCTCAAGGCGCTTGGCTTCCCGTTCAAGACCGAAGATTAA
- the rpsH gene encoding 30S ribosomal protein S8: MTMTDPVADMLTRLRNANSAYHDSVSMPYSKLKARVADILKAEGYIASWKEEDAEVGKKLTLELKFGPNRERSIAGVRRISKPGLRVYAKSTNLPHVLGGLGVAILSTSSGLLTDKQAGKKGVGGEVLAYVW; the protein is encoded by the coding sequence ATGACAATGACAGATCCCGTCGCAGACATGCTTACGCGTCTGCGCAACGCAAACTCGGCATACCACGATTCCGTGTCTATGCCGTACAGCAAGCTCAAGGCACGCGTTGCCGACATCCTGAAGGCCGAGGGTTACATCGCCTCCTGGAAAGAAGAAGACGCTGAGGTCGGCAAGAAGCTGACCCTCGAGCTCAAGTTCGGTCCGAACCGCGAGCGTTCAATCGCTGGTGTTCGTCGTATTTCCAAGCCGGGACTGCGCGTTTACGCAAAGTCCACCAACCTGCCGCACGTGCTCGGTGGCCTGGGTGTCGCAATCCTGTCCACCTCTTCCGGCCTCTTGACTGACAAGCAGGCCGGCAAGAAGGGCGTGGGCGGCGAAGTCCTCGCTTACGTCTGGTAA
- the rplF gene encoding 50S ribosomal protein L6, with protein MSRIGRLPITVPAGVEVKVDGSVVSVKGSKGELSHTVASPIEVSLEEGTLTVARPNDERASRSLHGLTRTLIANMIQGVTAGYEKKLEIVGTGYRVQAKGSDLEFALGYSHPVNVSAPNGITFAVETPTKLSVSGISKQQVGEVAANIRKLRKPDPYKGKGIRYAGEVIRRKVGKAGK; from the coding sequence ATGTCACGTATTGGACGTCTCCCCATCACCGTTCCTGCCGGCGTTGAGGTCAAGGTTGACGGCTCTGTCGTCAGCGTCAAGGGTTCCAAAGGCGAGCTGAGCCACACTGTGGCCAGCCCGATCGAGGTATCCCTGGAAGAAGGCACCCTGACTGTCGCCCGCCCGAACGACGAGCGCGCCTCACGTTCGCTGCACGGCCTGACCCGCACCCTGATCGCCAACATGATCCAGGGTGTCACCGCAGGCTACGAGAAGAAGCTTGAGATTGTCGGTACCGGTTACCGCGTCCAGGCCAAGGGTTCTGACCTGGAGTTCGCTCTGGGCTACAGCCACCCGGTCAACGTCTCGGCACCGAACGGCATCACCTTTGCAGTTGAGACCCCGACCAAGCTCTCTGTTTCAGGTATCTCCAAGCAGCAGGTCGGCGAGGTTGCTGCCAACATTCGCAAGCTGCGGAAGCCGGACCCCTACAAGGGCAAGGGCATCCGTTACGCAGGCGAAGTCATCCGCCGCAAGGTCGGAAAGGCTGGTAAGTAA
- the rplR gene encoding 50S ribosomal protein L18: MAIAINKKRTNKSKSAQRSRRQLRIRKRISGTAVRPRLVVNRSARHVFVQVVDDTKGLTVASASTLEADLRAFDGDKTAKAKRVGELVAERAKAAGIEAVVFDRGGNKYHGRIAAVADGAREGGLAL, translated from the coding sequence ATGGCGATCGCAATTAACAAGAAGCGTACGAACAAGAGCAAGTCTGCCCAGCGCAGCCGCCGCCAGCTTCGTATCCGCAAGCGCATCTCCGGAACGGCTGTACGTCCTCGTCTGGTCGTCAACCGCTCCGCACGCCACGTATTTGTCCAGGTTGTCGATGACACCAAGGGCCTGACCGTAGCGAGCGCCTCCACATTGGAAGCCGACCTTCGTGCATTCGACGGTGACAAGACCGCCAAGGCCAAGCGCGTTGGCGAACTGGTCGCCGAGCGTGCCAAGGCTGCCGGTATCGAAGCTGTTGTCTTCGACCGCGGTGGTAACAAGTACCACGGCCGGATCGCCGCCGTCGCTGACGGCGCACGTGAAGGTGGACTGGCACTGTGA
- the rpsE gene encoding 30S ribosomal protein S5: MTEAVAAPATETAAPATTDDRRGGARRGERGDRGQGQGRGDRGGRGGRDGGREAEKSQFVERVVTINRVSKVVKGGRRFSFTALVVVGDGNGMVGVGYGKAKEVPAAIAKGVEEAKKSFFRVPRIGSTIPHRVQGEAAAGVVMLRPASAGTGVIAGGPVRAVLECVGIHDILSKSLGSSNAINIVHATVDALKRLEEPAAVAARRGLPLDEIAPPAMVRALLNQKAGV; the protein is encoded by the coding sequence GTGACTGAAGCTGTAGCTGCTCCGGCAACTGAGACCGCTGCGCCTGCTACCACTGACGACCGCCGTGGTGGCGCTCGTCGTGGCGAGCGTGGCGACCGCGGCCAGGGCCAGGGCCGCGGAGACCGTGGTGGCCGTGGTGGCCGCGACGGTGGCCGCGAAGCCGAAAAGAGCCAGTTCGTAGAGCGCGTCGTAACCATCAACCGTGTTTCCAAGGTCGTCAAGGGTGGTCGTCGCTTCAGCTTCACCGCCCTCGTCGTCGTCGGTGACGGCAACGGTATGGTCGGCGTCGGCTACGGCAAGGCTAAGGAAGTTCCTGCCGCCATCGCGAAGGGCGTTGAAGAAGCCAAGAAGTCCTTCTTCCGTGTTCCCCGCATCGGCAGCACCATTCCTCACCGCGTACAGGGCGAAGCCGCTGCCGGCGTTGTAATGCTGCGTCCGGCTTCCGCCGGTACCGGTGTTATCGCCGGTGGTCCGGTCCGTGCAGTACTGGAGTGCGTGGGCATCCACGACATCCTCTCCAAGTCGCTCGGTTCCTCCAACGCCATCAACATCGTTCACGCGACCGTTGATGCCCTGAAGCGTCTTGAAGAGCCGGCAGCCGTGGCAGCACGCCGCGGCCTCCCGCTCGATGAGATTGCTCCGCCGGCAATGGTGCGTGCACTTCTGAACCAGAAGGCAGGTGTCTGA
- the rpmD gene encoding 50S ribosomal protein L30 codes for MAKNLIPSDDTLEITQIKSAIGGKQNQRDTLRSLGLKRIGHTVVRTADAVTVGMLNTVPHLVKVEEAK; via the coding sequence ATGGCTAAGAACCTGATTCCCTCCGACGACACGTTGGAGATCACTCAGATCAAGTCCGCCATTGGCGGCAAGCAGAACCAGCGCGACACCCTGCGGTCCCTCGGCCTGAAGCGGATCGGACACACCGTTGTCCGGACCGCCGACGCCGTGACCGTCGGAATGCTCAACACGGTTCCGCACCTGGTAAAGGTAGAGGAGGCGAAGTAA